Sequence from the Phragmites australis chromosome 11, lpPhrAust1.1, whole genome shotgun sequence genome:
TCAAATGCTACTCCTCTAACTGCATGTTAATTTTATCTTGTCTCCCGTGACACACAGGCTTTCCATGAGGTTACTCAACTGCCTGGGCCTGATGCCGCCGGTGCGGTTTTGAGGCACCATCTTTTCCTCTGACCTCTAAAGCTGTTGCTGATGTTAAAAaaaagctctctctctctctctctctctctctctctctctctctctctctctctctctctctctctctctctctctctctctctctctctctctctctctctctctccacattGCAAAGCAAGTAGTCGTTGTGATCCCTACCCAAAATTTAAAAACCTAACCTCCATTCCTAACAATAACCTAGCATTTAGTAGAAGTAATTACACTGCACTAGTGGCCACAAAGAGGATAGCTAAACAAGTCATAGGAGGGACAGAGGTGTATGTAGTGTGCACTGACCCAGCCGGTGACCTTGGATCCAGAGATTCTGCAGGTACAAACACAGCCTCCATTTCCTCATGATCTCATCAAGCTCAACACTcttcaactctctctctctcctgcctaTTTAGGCCTCCCTTTCTTGTTCTTACTGCTACCTTAGGCTTCCCTCTACTTCTCTCTTTTCCTAAATGCATATAAAATCTGCACCATCAGACATggtctttctctttctctctctcttcttcttgctctGCTTATACTAAACCTCGCTAGCTAGCACTATGCTAATTGTCTATTAGCCTTGCGACATAAGCAAGACCAAGATTTGGGAGCAATTAGCAGTAATACATTACAATTCTACAGATTATTAGCTGGCCTGGTATTGTGTTCTTGGATATATACTTGCAATTCAGTGCAAGTATTGTGTTCTGTTGTTAGTGTTTGTGTATGGGTCTTGGTGTTATGATGAGTAGAATAAGCAAATGGCGGGCGGCGTGCGCGCTGTTGATGCTGTGCGCGggctgcgccgccgccgtggacGAGCAGGGCGCGGCGCTGCTGGCGTGGAAGGCGACGCTGCGCGGCGCGGACGCACTGGCAGACTGGAAGCCGAGCGACGCGTCGCCGTGCCGGTGGACTGGCGTGGCGTGCGACGCCGACGGCGGCGTCACGGAGCTGAGCCTGCAGTTCGTCGACCTGTTCGGCGGCGTGCCCGCCAACCTGACTGCCGTGGGCGCCACGCTAGCGCGGCTCGTCCTCATCGGCGCGAACCTGACGGGGCCGATCCCGCCGGGGCTCGGCGAGCTGCCGGCGCTGGCGCACCTCGACCTCAGCAACAATGCGCTCACGGGGCCCATACCGGCGGGGCTGTGCCGGCCGGGGAGCAAGCTCGAGACACTATATCTCAACTCCAACCGCCTCGAGGGCGCCATCCCGGACGCCATCGGCAACCTCATGTCGCTCCGGGAGCTCATCGTCTACGACAACCAGCTCGCCGGCAAGATACCGGCGGCCATCGGCCGGATGGCCAGCCTCGAGGTGttccgcggcggcggcaacaAGAACCTCCACGGCGCGCTCCCCACGGAGATCGGCAACTGCTCCCAGCTCACCATGATCGGCCTTGCAGAGACCAGCATCACCGGGCCGCTGCCGGCGAGCCTTGGCCGGCTCAAGAACCTCATCACGCTGGCCATCTACACGACGCTGCTCTCCGGCCCgataccgccggagctcggccAGTGCAGCAGCCTGGAGAACATCTACCTCTACGAGAACGCGCTCTCGGGGTCCATCCCGGCGCAGCTCGGCGGGGTCAAGAAGCTCACGAACCTGCTGCTGTGGCAGAACCAGCTCGTCGGCATCATCCCGCCGGAGCTCGGGTCATGCGCCCAGCTCACCGTGGTGGACCTATCGCTCAACGGGCTCACCGGCCACATCCCAGCGTCGTTCGGCAAACTGTCGTCgctgcagcagctgcagctcagCGTGAACAAGCTCTCTGGCACGGTGCCGCCGGAGCTCGCCAGGTGCAGCAACCTCACGGACCTCGAACTCGACAACAACCAGCTCACGGGCAGCATCCCCGCGGTGCTAGGTGGCCTGCCGTCTCTGCGCATGCTTTACCTGTGGGCCAACCAGCTGACTGGCACCATCCCGCCGGAGCTCGGACAGTGCACGAGCCTCGAGGCGCTCGACCTATCAAACAATGAGCTGACGGGCCCCATCCCACGGACGCTCTTCCGGCTGGCGCGGCTGTCCAAGCTGCTGCTTATCAACAACAACCTGTCAGGCGAGTTGCCCCCGGAGATCGGTAACTGTACGTCCCTCGTCCGGTTCCGGGCGAGCGGCAACCACATCGCCGGTGCGATACCGTCCGAGATCGGCAAGCTCAGTAAcctcagcttccttgatctcggCTCAAACCGGCTGTCCCGCGCTCTACCGGCAGAGATATCCGGGTGCCGGAATCTCACGTTCTTTGACCTCCACGGCAACGCcatcgccggtgagcttccGCCGGGGCTGTTCCAAGACTTGCTCTCGCTCCAGTACCTCGACCTCTCCTACAATGTCATCGGTGGCACGCTCCCGTCAGACATCGGCATGCTCACCTCGCTCACGAAGCTCATTCTCAGTGGCAACCGGCTGTCCGGGCCGTTACCACCGGAGATCGGGTCGTGCTCCTGGCTCCAGCTCCTCGACGTCGGCGGCAACTCACTTTACGGCGAGATTCCGGGGAGCATAGGCAAGATTCCGGGGTTGGAGATTGCTCTCAACCTCAGTTGCAACAGCTTCTCCGGCACGATCCCGTCGGAATTCGCCGGGCTTGTGAGGCTCGGGGTGCTCGACGTGTCGCACAACCAGCTCTCCGGCGATCTGCAGCCGCTATCCGCGCTCCAGAACCTCGTAGCGCTCAACATTTCCTTCAACGGCTTCTCCGGCCGGCTTCCGGAAACGGCGTTCTTCGCCAAGCTGCCCACGAGCGACGTCGAGGGCAACCCGGCGCTGTGTCTCTCCCGGTGCGCCGGCGACGCAGGTGACCGTGAGCGCGGGGCGCGCCACGTCGCGTGGGTTGCGGTGGCTGTGCTGCTCTCCATCCTTGTCGTCCTTCTCGTGGCCGCGGCGCTCATCCTCTTCGGGCGGCACCGACGCGGTACGCGCGCCGGCGAGGACAAGGACGCCGAGATGTCGCCGCCGTGGAAAGTCACGCTGTACCAGAAGCTGGAGATCGGCGTAGCTGACGTGGCTCGCAGCCTCACGCCGGCGAACGTCATCGGCCACGGGTGGTCCGGCGCGGTGTACCGCGCGAACCTTCCGTCGAGCGGCGTCAGCATCGCCGTCAAGAAGTTCGGGTCATGCGACGAGGCGTCCGTCGAGGCGTTCGCCTGCGAGGTCAGAGTGCTCCCCCGGGTGCGCCACCGCAACATCGTCCGGCTGCTCGGATGGGCGGCCAACCGCCGCACGCGCCTCCTGTTCTACGATTACCTCCCGAACGGCACCCTTGGCGGCTTGCTTCACGGGGGAGCGAGCGTCACCGCCGTGGTCGAGTGGGAGGTGCGGCTCGCgatcgccgtcgccgtcgccgaggGCCTCGCGTACCTCCACCACGACTGCGTGCCCGGAATCATCCACCGCGACGTCAAGCCCGAAAACATCCTCCTCGGTGAGCGCTACGAGGCGTGCCTCGCCGACTTCGGCCTAGCCAGGTTCGCCGACGAGGGCGCCAACTCGTCGCCTCCGCCGTTCGCCGGATCATACGGCTACATCGCTCCGGGTAAGCCTTTGTCCGCTTCAATCCTTGCAGTTCCACCACTAGGTGATTAAAGCTAGCTAGTACTAGATCAACGTCTGAGTTCGATTTTACCTTGATCATCGCAGAGTACGGATGCATGACTAAGATCACCACCAAGAGTGATGTGTACAGCTTTGGAGTGGTATTGCTAGAAATGATCACCGGAAGACGCCCATTGGACTCTTCATTTGGCGAGGGGCAAAGCGTGGTGCAATGGGTGCGCGACCACCTCTGCCGGAAGCGTGAACCCATGGAGatcatcgacccaacattgCAAGGCCGACCAGATATGCAACTCCAAGAGATGTTGCAAGCTCTAGGGATCGCGCTATTATGCGCTAGTCCACGTCCTGAGGACCGGCCGACGATGAAGGATGTGGCGGCATTGCTATGTGGTATCCAACATGACGACGCCATTGAGGTACGAAAAGCTGGAATGGGGGCGGGGGACGAAGTGGAGGCGAGGAAATGGGCTGGCCCAAAGCAGCCCGTTTCGCCGACTAAATTGATGACCCTTGTCGAACCAGTCCAGACCCTAGCTCAAACCAAAGCCCGAGCAAATTCAGGTTCACAAAGCCTACTccacaaccggcagtgatggcgAACGGACTTTAGCCCGGATGGCAAGGGAATCACTCGTAACAGGAAAGACCCGGGTTCGAGTCTGTGGGTGGGGGCGTGTGTGGCAGCACCCCCACCTGCCCACGTTTTCAAGACTTGTGGGTGCGCACTAGTAATTTAAGTGTTTAGATGGTTAAAATGTGCGTTTGTATTAAAAAACTCACTGGCAGTGATGATAGGGGATCCATATAGATATAGGGGTCACAAGTCATGAAAAGCTAATAATGGTTTGTACCATAAAATGGGGTATAATGCAATGGAGGTTAGTGTAAATTATCCAACTGAAATAATTTGCACATGACCCCTGTGTTCCTATTGTCTCGTTTCTTTTGTTCTTGTCCGTGGTCCCAAGCGTAATTTGTGCTCTATGAGCCATTTTTGCTCTTGTAGGGGTTGTGGATTAGTTGGTACAAATGGGACCTACATTTTGAATCAAACATCTAATGGTTTGGGTCCTTTTAGCTTGCAACATGGAGCCATTCATATGAAAGCGATGTTGCATATTTTGATATGACATAACATGGTAACAAATGGTCAATATTTGCATTTTCCAATTTTCGCATCTTGCTTTCGAGTAATCAATAAATTTTGggtaaaagaaaaaggaactaGACAATTGATGTACGTATAAGTGAGGAAAAGCGTTGCAAATTCGTCATCCGCTGTGCTAATGCCTAGAGATGTTTTCTAGTTGCAGATTTGCAATTGTTCATGCTTGTTCTCTTAGATGAGCATCCACGGTGGTAGCGATTGAGAGTTCATAGCAAGTTTGTTTTTTCCAGAATGAGTTCAAAAAGAAAGTCGTGTCTCCATTTTAGAAAATGTGTTCCGAAACGCTTAGAGAGGCCAATGGGCTTTCGCCATATCATTTCAGGTTTGGGATTGAGCACGACCGGTCAGTGTTTGGTGTGTGCCAAAATCACGCAGCAGGGACCTCAAGGCTCATGCTCCCCCAAATTTCCAGCCCATTAAACGGGGCCAAATTCATCTGCAAAACATGCCCACCGCAGCGCGCGACCCCTTCGAGACGGGCTGGCCTGCTTGGGTCCTATCTGTCTGTTCGTGGGCCGTGCATAGTGCATTGGGCTGATCTTGCTCTTGCCTGATGAACGGTTGACACCCTGTGCGTTTTGATTGTCAAACATAATTAAATGCGATGATACGGATCTTACTCTCGTTCGTTGAACGGATGAGATCTTTGTTACTGCGATGTTAGACGAGTCCACCCAAAAGGTGTCGTCTGGACAGTGAGCAAGACCCTTTAACTATTTAAATTGGGCACGTCGACCTTACTGACATTAGCTGGTCATTTGTTTCCCA
This genomic interval carries:
- the LOC133885191 gene encoding leucine-rich repeat receptor-like serine/threonine-protein kinase RGI4 → MGLGVMMSRISKWRAACALLMLCAGCAAAVDEQGAALLAWKATLRGADALADWKPSDASPCRWTGVACDADGGVTELSLQFVDLFGGVPANLTAVGATLARLVLIGANLTGPIPPGLGELPALAHLDLSNNALTGPIPAGLCRPGSKLETLYLNSNRLEGAIPDAIGNLMSLRELIVYDNQLAGKIPAAIGRMASLEVFRGGGNKNLHGALPTEIGNCSQLTMIGLAETSITGPLPASLGRLKNLITLAIYTTLLSGPIPPELGQCSSLENIYLYENALSGSIPAQLGGVKKLTNLLLWQNQLVGIIPPELGSCAQLTVVDLSLNGLTGHIPASFGKLSSLQQLQLSVNKLSGTVPPELARCSNLTDLELDNNQLTGSIPAVLGGLPSLRMLYLWANQLTGTIPPELGQCTSLEALDLSNNELTGPIPRTLFRLARLSKLLLINNNLSGELPPEIGNCTSLVRFRASGNHIAGAIPSEIGKLSNLSFLDLGSNRLSRALPAEISGCRNLTFFDLHGNAIAGELPPGLFQDLLSLQYLDLSYNVIGGTLPSDIGMLTSLTKLILSGNRLSGPLPPEIGSCSWLQLLDVGGNSLYGEIPGSIGKIPGLEIALNLSCNSFSGTIPSEFAGLVRLGVLDVSHNQLSGDLQPLSALQNLVALNISFNGFSGRLPETAFFAKLPTSDVEGNPALCLSRCAGDAGDRERGARHVAWVAVAVLLSILVVLLVAAALILFGRHRRGTRAGEDKDAEMSPPWKVTLYQKLEIGVADVARSLTPANVIGHGWSGAVYRANLPSSGVSIAVKKFGSCDEASVEAFACEVRVLPRVRHRNIVRLLGWAANRRTRLLFYDYLPNGTLGGLLHGGASVTAVVEWEVRLAIAVAVAEGLAYLHHDCVPGIIHRDVKPENILLGERYEACLADFGLARFADEGANSSPPPFAGSYGYIAPEYGCMTKITTKSDVYSFGVVLLEMITGRRPLDSSFGEGQSVVQWVRDHLCRKREPMEIIDPTLQGRPDMQLQEMLQALGIALLCASPRPEDRPTMKDVAALLCGIQHDDAIEVRKAGMGAGDEVEARKWAGPKQPVSPTKLMTLVEPVQTLAQTKARANSGSQSLLHNRQ